A section of the Acropora muricata isolate sample 2 chromosome 4, ASM3666990v1, whole genome shotgun sequence genome encodes:
- the LOC136915639 gene encoding uncharacterized protein, with protein sequence MQPSDLRFMVKSTILNYLVCSSDISRDHIVMLEYFKCFGQGVFGDEILSQIIADFPNELTDDLLLALAPPHLRRLKLTNCNRLSCAGLQRTVANCQQLQTLDFRECIHLLHPTVFCCLKDKASNLTSLSLENSEVVSDDIVQVALMCCPALKHLNLSGCQSLTDSAFAFSSSTSSSGKCYSDTSQPGCHLTSVDISGCHSITTKAIKCLVAICGPTLKHINLACTGVDSIALLYLAGLNMDHLARLVSDGDYASFDLLEFPVDAKHLFNNHSSLPCYSMHKAKQTARYQDEEQSLAAEDTVNICDSSRLEITHEVFPDSNIDLISQTCVSSSNEVNDNSLFTDLSDHDDEMERTVDLTMLKDSLFVISKSIQKEDLCNCAGFSDDESDDSFKTADETLPCSFLLEEEESLQVSGQTHSEMEKTPESQENCCEGKHDIGVQLINSGEANKLSCCNLTTENETKQNSDEQAYLSDDTVPLEGHGDEDPGCSWLESVDHKRTNVEDFATQEIFEEYYDTLSHLEGACAEDKNVNEVTPAQEPMSRPFSYDKQDKTSMASMGSTETGMFTDTMHQKGVQDEEFNCLSSKKQGDLVIEIQTYQPQITSLDITNISYQSKQLGMACLRIFARACNCLKNLSISGNVFDDEDLVYILKNEPELESLTLVNCENLSSISLSTIPVYCPKLSSFDLQGMCFVTDHGFMPLTRSNNLKSLRLAEASITDSTLETVANGCGDKLKELDISWCEDLTDQGMSNMVAKSCSCLEHLSLRQCDASHLTFISLAQNCHFVASLNIAGVTNLNDETLDNLARNMPLLKDIDVSWNSSLTDDGICSLLECCLKLNRAVFCGLKRITSQPFLGIIGDLGRWRLLEELWRYSRRSHSDSPPRGKVALKACDSETAKSIGNQIPWRSMCYAPLLRHVLLEYSDKVNDDHLAAIVAVCRGTLFVKDYYGQSVQPKWIFR encoded by the exons ATGCAACCCAGTGACTTACGTTTCATGGTTAAGAGTACCATTTTGAACTATTTAGTTTGTAGCAGCGATATTTCGAGGGATCATATTGTAATGTTGGAATATTTTAAGTGCTTTGGTCAAGGTGTATTTGGCGATGAAATCTTATCACAGATCATAGCAGATTTTCCAAATGAGCTAACGGATGACTTGTTACTAGCGCTCGCACCTCCACATTTGCGACGTCTGAAACTTACGAATTGCAACCGTTTGTCGTGTGCTGGGCTTCAAAGGACAGTCGCTAA CTGTCAGCAACTTCAAACACTTGACTTTAGAGAATGCATTCACTTACTTCATCCTACTGTATTTTGTTGCCTAAAGGACAAGGCATCCAACTTGACTTCGTTATCATTGGAGAATTCTGAAGTTGTTTCAGATGATATCGTCCAG GTAGCTTTGATGTGCTGCCCTGCTTTGAAACATCTCAATCTATCTGGCTGCCAAAGTTTAACAGACAGTGCTTTTGCTTTTTCATCTTCTACAAGCTCATCAGGCAAATGTTACTCAGATACTTCTCAACCTGGATGTCATCTCACTAGTGTTGACATTTCAGGCTGCCACTCCATAACAACAAAGGCCATCAAGTGCCTTGTAGCAATTTGTGGACCCACTCTGAAACACATCAATCTTGCTTGTACAGGAGTTGATTCCATCGCTTTGCTGTACCTAGCTGGGTTAAACATGGATCACTTAGCAAGACTTGTGAGTGATGGGGATTATGCGTCATTTGATTTACTGGAGTTCCCAGTGGATGCAAAACACCTTTTCAACAATCACTCATCTTTACCATGCTATTCAATGCATAAAGCAAAGCAAACTGCCAGATATCAAGATGAAGAACAGAGCCTTGCAGCTGAGGATACAGTAAATATTTGTGATTCAAGTAGATTGGAGATTACCCATGAAGTATTTCCAGACTCAAACATTGATTTAATTTCTCAGACCTGTGTATCGTCAAGCAATGAAGTAAATGACAATAGTTTATTTACAGATCTTTCTGATCATGATGATGAAATGGAAAGAACTGTTGATCTTACAATGCTGAAAGATTCTCTTTTTGTCATCTCAAAGTCAATACAGAAAGAAGATCTTTGCAATTGTGCTGGATTCTCAGATGATGAAAGTGATGACAGTTTTAAAACAGCAGATGAGACTCTTCCTTGTAGTTTTCTCTTAGAGGAGGAAGAAAGTTTACAAGTTTCTGGACAGACTCATTCTGAGATGGAAAAAACACCAGAAAGTCAAGAAAATTGTTGTGAAGGCAAGCATGATATTGGTGTGCAGCTTATAAATTCAGGTGAAGCCAATAAGTTATCGTGCTGTAATTTAACcactgaaaatgaaacaaaacaaaacagtgaTGAACAAGCTTATCTATCTGATGACACAGTGCCATTAGAAGGGCACGGGGATGAAGACCCTGGCTGCAGTTGGCTGGAAAGTGTTGACCACAAGAGAACAAATGTTGAAGATTTTGCAACACAAGAAATATTTGAGGAGTATTATGACACATTGAGCCACCTTGAAGGAGCTTGTGCAGAAgacaaaaatgtaaatgaagttaCACCAGCTCAGGAGCCCATGTCAAGACCATTTAGTTATGATAAGCAAGACAAGACAAGCATGGCATCCATGGGATCAACAGAGACTGGAATGTTTACAGACACAATGCATCAAAAAGGAGTTCAGGATGAGGAATTCAACTGTTTGTCTTCAAAAAAACAGGGTGACCTTGTCATTGAAATACAGACATATCAACCACAAATTACATCATTGGACATTACCAACATTAGTtatcaaagcaaacaattggGTATGGCTTGTTTGAGGATATTTGCCAGAGCTTGCAACTGTTTGAAAAACCTTTCAATCTCTGGGAATGTTTTTGATGATGAAGATTTGGTTTACATTCTCAAGAATGAACCAGAACTGGAATCCCTGACATTG GTCAACTGTGAAAATCTCAGTAGCATATCACTCAGTACCATCCCAGTTTACTGCCCAAAACTGAGCAGCTTTGATCTTCAGGGAATGTGTTTTGTGACAGACCATGGGTTCATGCCTCTGACAAGAAGCAACAACTTGAAGTCGTTACGTCTTGCTGAAGCGTCAATTACTGACTCCACACTTGAGACTGTAGCCAATGGTTGTGGAGACAAG TTAAAAGAATTGGATATTTCATGGTGCGAAGACCTCACAGACCAGGGAATGTCTAATATGGTGGCAAAAAGCTGTTCCTGTCTTGAGCATCTCAGTTTACGCCAATGCGATGCGTCCCATCTCACTTTCATTTCTCTGGCACAAAACTGTCATTTCGTCGCATCTTTAAACATTGCTGGTGTAACAAATTTGAACGACGAAACCCTTGATAATCTGGCCCGGAATATGCCACTTCTAAAGGACATAGATGTGAGTTGGAACTCAAGTTTAACCGATGATGGCATCTGCTCTTTACTAGAATGTTGCCTTAAACTGAACAGAGCGGTGTTTTGTGGCTTAAAGCGCATCACTTCGCAGCCATTTTTGGGGATTATAGGGGATCTAGGTCGTTGGCGTCTGCTCGAGGAATTGTGGCGCTACAGCAGAAGATCCCATAGTGACTCACCTCCAAGAGGGAAAGTTGCCTTGAAGGCATGTGACTCG GAAACTGCCAAATCCATCGGTAATCAGATCCCATGGCGATCCATGTGTTACGCACCGTTATTGCGTCACGTTCTGTTGGAGTACAGCGACAAAGTGAATGATGATCACCTTGCAGCAATTGTGGCAGTTTGCAGAGGAACTTTATTTGTAAAAGATTATTATGGACAGTCAGTTCAACCCAAATGGATATTTAGATAA
- the LOC136913207 gene encoding centrin-3-like: protein MSLSLKTPDFSKGRGAKGKRRELGEEQKQEIKEAFDLFDTDKDRAIDYHELKVAMRALGFDVKKVDVLKIMKDYDRESTGKITFDDFNEVMTDWMLDRDPQEEVFKAFRLFDDDDSGKISLRNLRRVARELGENMTDEELRAMIDEFDKDGDGEINEEEFLAIMTGDT from the exons ATGAGTCTTTCATTAAAGACGCCGGATTTTAGCAAAGGAAGGGGTGCAAAAGGCAAACGACGAGAGCTGGGGGAAGAGcaaaaacaagaaatcaaagaagCGTTCGACCTTTTCGATACAGATAAAGATAGAGCAATTGATTATCACGAACTCAAG GTGGCAATGCGGGCTCTTGGATTCGATGTGAAGAAAGTTGATGTTCTAAAAATCATGAAAGATTATGACAGAGAATCTACTGGGAAAATTACATTTGATGACTTCAATGAAGTCA TGACTGACTGGATGTTAGACAGAGATCCACAAGAGGAAGTTTTCAAAGCATTCAGATtgtttgatgatgatgacagcgGCAAAATAAGTCTGAGAAATCTTAGACGGGTAGCAAGAGAACTTGGTGAGAATATGACAGATGAGGAGCTTCGCGCAATGATTGATGAGTTTGATAAAGATGGAGATGGCGAAA TTAATGAAGAGGAGTTCTTGGCCATTATGACAGGGGACACATGA